Genomic DNA from Fusarium keratoplasticum isolate Fu6.1 chromosome 2, whole genome shotgun sequence:
ATTTACAAACCCACCAAGAAGCACGATTTGTATTTCTCATTATTGCTATTTGAATCAAAATACGTGTTATTACAGATTTTCAACAGGTGGATATGTGAGAAAGAACTCTAGATATCCGATTGTCCCAAGTTGCCATGACCCAAGGGAGGATTAGCAACATGGCTAGCTCACGGCTTGGCAATCACCAAGCATGAGCAGCACAACTTTCCTATAGCAAGATGGTTTCAAGGTCTATCCTAAACATGTCTTTACATCCAAGCCGGTCATGATATGCAAGCGACCCGTGTCATGGTGTCCCTGCCTTACATGAGTTGGGCAAGGACTTGTAAGCTGAGATGTTGCTCAACCTACTCACACGATCACGGAACGACAATTTTGTAGGCCTCAACTGAAAACTGAAAACTTCAATGTACATACTAAAATGACTGTCTTGACCGTCTTGAATCTTGTGTCGCCGTAATGCGTGTCTCCGTCCCATACATGTACACCCTACTCGGCTTCTTATGATCATGGGTAAACCTGTCTTGGCTCCCAATCACCGTCATATTAGACTCTGTGTCTCTTTCAAAGCTTTCTTGAAGCTGAACTGTACTGTCGCCCTTGCTTCCggtggagaagagaggcttGATCCTCACTACCAGTGGCTTGAAGGTCGGGAGACACGCGCAGGTGATGGCAGATGTCAACTCTGCAAGAGACCACGACGCTGCCGTGACGTTCCACCATGTCATGTCAGGTGAAGGTTTCAGCCACTGCATTCTCAGGATTGAAACGGCAATGGTGCTTTCATCGGTTAGTTATAATCACCCACTGAGCAGAGGCACAACTTACAAAAGACCAAGTCCAAAGATACCCGACAGGATAATCTTTTGGGACAGTGGCAGCTGAAGCTTCCAAATGACTGGAAGAGGTAGGATGAGGATTGCGAAATCGCTGACAATGTTGATGACACCGTTGATATACCACAGCGTAGTCTGGTGAGGTCGGCACCAGCCTTCTACCCTGGGATCCCAGACGGCCTTGAGGGGGATGCATTGAGTGAAGGCCATGATGGTTTGGGAGAGGCCCCACAAtgcgacgatgatgatggccccAAGGTAGACGTTTCTCATGTTAGATACCGACATGAGACGGTAGTAATGGAACAGGAAGGTCATCTTGGCCCAGAACAAAGCCATCATGTAGAACAAGACGGAGACCCAGAAGCACTAGTGGGGTTAGTCCAATTCGTCTTGAACTCGGCGTAGAGGTCTTACTCTTGCGTATAAGATCAAAGTCGCGGGTGTTAATGTCCAGTCATGTCTGCCAAGTCCATAGTTGGTCACTATTCAGGTTAGCTATCGCAGCGAGTGGGATATCAAGGCCACGTACTTGCGATCATTGCACTTCCAGATCCAATGATACCAACCTGAATGTGTTAGCATGCAGAAACAAGCTGGGAGTGTATGAGAAGAAAACTTGCCAGTGTGAGCACAGCAGCGAGGTCATCAAGCCCAAACCCCTTGATGAGAGAGCGACACAAAAGCCGCAACCCTACCATTGTTGTGCTGAGACATAGcaacaccacaaccaccGCTATCATCACCGGCCCCCTATTCTGGGCGCGAATCTCTGGATCATGTGTGTAATGCATTGCGACGATTATGGATGAGGGAGGGTCCACAATCCGGGGGCAGGCGACACGGTATCTATATCGACAGATCGGGAATGTGCAAAGTTAAAGCACAATCGCTACAACTCAAAAGTGAGCAGACACTGATGCAAGCGAGGAATGACTGGGTCTGGAGGGTGCTCAAATGGAATGTATTTAGCAGTGATCTTCCTGTCCATACCCCTTTCGCGAATGCAGGAACGGGACAGACTTTGGGGTTCAAGCCACGGCGTCGTCCAGATCCGAGACATGGCCACCGGGGAACGATCAGATTGGACAGcagagttggagatgggcgTTCCTGGCTGGCTCCGGATCGAGCCGTGGTGGTGTGCCACACAGACTGGCGTAGTCTGGATGTTAGCGGGTACCGTTTCCTGAAGTAACGGGCATTTTATCTCGGGACAAGAATGTTGCTTGTAGTTAAAGTGTTGCGGATAGTGCCGTAGCCATGTCTGGACCGTCTTCCATCATGAGACAGGGACAGCCATGAATAAATGCGACTCTTGGCGATGTATCCATCACGAGCCAAGCAAGTCTCCTCGTATCTCAACGTTCGGACcccttgacaatgtcgcACAGGGCGTCTGCATTAGCGCCACACGTCATTTTAACTTTTCACACAAAAAGTTCGTGTCTGTCAGGAACACACAAAATGAGTCAACCCTCAAGTGGATCACCATGCCCATATAATCTCGTTTTCGAACCACGACTCTCAACCAAATAAGCAGTTTGGCGCAGTGGCAGCGCGGTAAGTCATTACAAACATCACAACACCACAAACATCAAGCTAATTCAAACAAGCCGGGCTCATAACCCGGAGGTCGACGGATCGAAGCCGTCAACTGCTAGAGTTGATATTTTTTTGTATTTTTTGCAATTTgtgtttttctttttggtCTTGAGAGTGAAGAGACTGCATTTTGGAGCGTTTTTGCGCCGTGGGTTGGTGCGAGGTGCGCGGGTGAAGGTATCACGATCAGAGGCCGACCTCGGAGATGAGTCGCACAGGGAAGGAACCAAATGGAGATCAGCACGAGTACCATGATTAAAAATATCTTGTCTCAGTATTAGGTATGCGCATTGTGTGTTTCATGTTGATTTTATTCTAGTTCTGTTCTACAGCTAGATCAATTGTTCTGCAGAGCATAGAACCCCATCTTTCACTCAGACTGGGGTCAAGGAAAGGCACATCAGGCATCATGATCGGTCACTATGGAGCACATCCAAAGAAACACCATTCCAGATAAAACCTCGAGGTGTACAGCCGATTCTCGCAAAGCACTATTGCCCGTCAGGTACAAGACTCAGCAAGACTACTTCACTTACATCCCTTAAACTCGCGTACTCCACAGAGAATCAGCCCCCTTTGGAGATTCCGGCGTAGAGGGCTCCTCTAGACCAGCTTGACGGATCAAATCCTCAAGAGGCCTCTCATGCTTCCAAGAGGACTCTGGCATCATCGGCCACGCATCATCCCAGATCCCCCTATTCTGCCACTTACGGTGGACACGCCAATACGCCTTTGTGTCAACGTCTGGCGGAGGTTGGGATCGcttcttttttatttctGGTCTCAAGGCTAGGTAAGATGCCTTTAGTTCTTCTTCTGGGTCTTCCGAAGGGTCCTTTGGTAAGATTTTGAAATCGGGAGGCGTCGCCATTGTTTCGAGCATCCTTTCGCGCTCCAACAATATTTGGTGGACGAAGCGGCAGAATGGGCGCGAGTTGGCTCGCTCGCCCTTCTTATATGTACCCACAGGAGGATCCTCGTGCTTCCACTTGTGAGGTCCGTGGGTTTCAAACTCGATCCTCCAGATGTCCTGCTTTCGCCAGCGGTACTCGACAATCTTCTTAGCGAAAGACTTGTTCCCAAGCCTCTCTCCGATGATTTCTTTAAGCCACTGTTCTACTTCCTCCACCTCGTCGTTGAACTGCTCCTCTGGACGAGAGCGGAGACGGTCGGCCTCCAACTTCTTTATGGCGTCCTGGCGGCGCTTCTCCTGCCCATTAGGGCCCGAGTAGTTGAATACATGGCCTGGTGTAGGGGATTCTGGGTGTTGCTCATGTGCCACTGAGTCGTGGGTTTCTTCGTTCCTAGAAGCAGACATGGTGAGTTTTTCTAAGATCTGTGAATCTTGTTGGGTGCTGTGGTGGTGATTGTGGTAGTGATTGTGTCGTTGTTGGCTGTTGAGTGAATTGAGTCCATCACGGCGGTAGCAAAGGTTCTTATAGGGAAACCACTGGCAGATGATTCTTTAGCCAAGAATTCTGAGGACTGTGGCTCATCTGCTCTGTTTCACTTGACGTTTGTTCTTTGTCTTTAAGGTGATGACATGATGGTCAGTTGATCAAGCTATAAAGAGCAGCCCGTCTTTCATGGAAAATACAAAGGTCCCAAATTCGTCACATTCATCTCAAAGAGGTCAACTGTTCTTTGTGCTGATTACTTGAACTTGCATCACACTAGATAGGATTAATCGTTGCTCTCCATCACAGATTACTCGCTCCCTATTCACTACTCTCTTCATTCACCTTCTGACACAACCCATAAGATCCCCGCCATGGAAATCCCTCTGATGCCCTCTCCTTTGAACGTGACCACCGGATTACGAAAGGTGAATACTATCAACGTTCGCACAGGGCCTCCCTCTCTCGAACCTGTGTGATCTATGTGGTCAAAAGGCCAACATGACTCAGTCTTTGCACTGATTTACACGCTCCTTCATTACGTTGAGGCACTCTGTACGCTCTTAGAAGACTCCAGTGATTACTTCGTAAATCTCTAGCTACAAGATGTGATTTCCATCTGGTTTGACTACTTAAAGCCACACCTCACTTCAACCCCAACCAGCACACATCTCTACCACGCCTCATACGCTTTCACACTTGAGACTTCTTCGTCCTAAAGCCACCTCAAGTGCTCTACCAAATCATCCCCCGCCGCACTGACCGCTGTCATGCCTGACAAATACAATGGCCGGATTCCGACACTGATCAAACCCAGGGTCAAGCAGCCCAAGATCAACTACGAGATCATCCGCCCGAGCATCGGATCCGGCGCATTTGGAAAAGTGTACAAGGCTCGAAACTTGGACACTggcgccatgatggctgtCAAGGTCGTCGGCGTTGTAGACGATGGGCGCGAGATCAAGATGCTGAGGAACGAAGTCGAGATTCTTGCTCGATCCAATCATCGCCATATCGTCGAGCTCATCACGTCCGAGGGCTGGCGTGGCCATGAGATCAAGATCTTCATGAGCTTGAAGGAGGGCTCTCTGACATCACTGGCACTGGCAACCTCCAATTCCAAATTGCACGACATCGCCGAAACCGCCCTGCATCACATGCTCCAAGCTCTCGATTATCTCGCCTCGGAAGATATCCTGCACCGAGATGTAAAGCCAGACAACATTCTCTACTCCATGGACAGGGGGAAACCTCGCTTTGAACTTGGAGACTTTGGCTTGGCCATCGAAGCCCGTCACTACGAAGATCATGCCGGTACCTTTGCCTACATGGCCCCGGATGTCCTCCTCCGTGGAGCCGCTCAGACAGCCAAATCCGACGTCTGGTCCCTCTACGCCACCATGCTCTGGGTTCTGGATGGGCGAGGTTTCCGTGAAAAGTGCCTCCGACTGAGAGAC
This window encodes:
- a CDS encoding Protein kinase domain-containing protein, whose amino-acid sequence is MPDKYNGRIPTLIKPRVKQPKINYEIIRPSIGSGAFGKVYKARNLDTGAMMAVKVVGVVDDGREIKMLRNEVEILARSNHRHIVELITSEGWRGHEIKIFMSLKEGSLTSLALATSNSKLHDIAETALHHMLQALDYLASEDILHRDVKPDNILYSMDRGKPRFELGDFGLAIEARHYEDHAGTFAYMAPDVLLRGAAQTAKSDVWSLYATMLWVLDGRGFREKCLRLRDNDGPEQLFRDIADMTRPVPQELKHIEEMAAFNANCRASAGEMLDKLFRGRGNRKPNVNPPRQERGMREVGAGRREVGRPRERAPGPRAFNVDDLVRAFDINLAEQQRGLDRIEKAIAQMQTLPWG